In Helianthus annuus cultivar XRQ/B chromosome 3, HanXRQr2.0-SUNRISE, whole genome shotgun sequence, a single window of DNA contains:
- the LOC110929292 gene encoding probable E3 ubiquitin-protein ligase ARI1, translating to MEADDCMSSGAEEDYYCSDRDSLDDVLENEESDPQWAPPKGSSSKVITKESLLAAQREDMRRVTELLSLREHHARTLLIHYRWDVEKIFAVLVEKGKDRLFTEAGVPILESHNSDLLVSTSTTMCEICMEDLPSNEMTKMDCGHCFCNNCWTEHFIVKINEGQSRRIRCMAHKCFAICDEAIIRDLVNKRHPDLAEKFDRFLLESYIEDNKMVKWCPSTPHCGNAIRVEEDEFCEVECSCGNQFCFSCLCEAHSPCSCVMWELWTKKCRDESETVNWITVHTKPCPKCHKPVEKNGGCNLVSCICGQAFCWLCGGATGRDHTWSSIAGHSCGRYKEDREKKSERAKRDLYRYMHYHNRYKAHTDSFKQESRLKETIRDKVVVLEGRDSQLRDFSWVTNGLYRLFRSRRALSYSYPFAYYMFGEELFNDEMTKEDLEIKQHLFEDQQQQLETNVEKLSKFIEEPFDNYSEDRIMEIRMQVINLSVITDTLCRKMYECIETDLLGSLQFGIHNIAPYYSKGIEKATELPVSWAAKSCNAEKRHKLEDPTNGGTSESDRPSGSGSSDEIGFSSLKRARKDDRFGDSMFDLNLPADVIDRN from the exons ATGGAAGCAGACGATTGCATGAGCAGCGGCGCCGAAGAAGATTATTATTGCTCTGATCGTGATTCGCTTGACGATGTCCTCGAGAATGAGGAATCTGATCCTCAGTGGGCTCCGCCTAAAGGCTCTTCGTCTAAG GTCATAACAAAAGAGTCTCTTTTGGCTGCACAG AGGGAAGATATGCGTAGAGTTACCGAACTACTGTCTCTGAGGGAACATCATGCAAGGACTCTACTTATACATTATCGTTGGGACGTTGAGAAGATATTTGCAGTACTTGTAGAAAAAGGAAAAGATCGTTTGTTCACAGAGGCTGGTGTGCCTATTCTTGAGTCTCATAATTCAGACTTATTGGTTTCTACTTCTACAACAATGTGCGAGATATGCATGGAGGATTTACCGTccaatgaaatgacaaaaatggaTTGCGGCCACTgcttttgtaataatt GCTGGACAGAGCATTTTATTGTAAAAATAAACGAGGGGCAGAGTAGACGAATCCGGTGCATGGCTCATAAATGTTTTGCGATATGCGATGAAGCAATAATCCGGGATCTAGTTAATAAACGGCATCCCGATTTGGCCGAGAAATTTGATCGGTTTCTTCTCGAGTCGTATATCGAGGACAATAAAATGGTGAAATGGTGTCCAAGTACTCCTCATTGCGGGAACGCAATCCGTGTTGAAGAAGATGAGTTTTGTGAAGTAGAATGCTCGTGTGGTAATCAATTCTGTTTCAGTTGCTTATGTGAAGCTCATTCTCCTTGTTCTTGTGTAATGTGGGAactttggactaagaaatgccgAGATGAATCGGAAACGGTTAATTGGATTACCGTTCATACGAAGCCTTGTCCTAAGTGTCATAAACCTGTTGAGAAAAACGGTGGCTGCAATCTTGTCAGCTGTATATGCGGACAGGCCTTTTG TTGGCTATGTGGTGGTGCAACGGGTCGGGATCATACATGGTCAAGTATCGCCGGTCATAGTTGCGGTCGGTACAAGGAAGACCGTGAGAAAAAATCTGAGCGTGCAAAGCGAGACCTTTACCGTTACATGCATTATCACAATCGTTACAAAGCTCATACAGATTCGTTTAAGCAAGAATCTAGGCTCAAGGAGACCATACGCGACAAGGTGGTGGTTTTGGAGGGAAGAGATTCACAGTTACGAGATTTTAGTTGGGTTACAAATGGGCTGTATCGGTTATTCAGATCCCGTCGGGCACTTTCGTATTCATACCCGTTTGCATATTATATGTTCGGTGAAGAGCTTTTTAACGATGAGATGACAAAAGAAGATCTAGAAATAAAACAGCATTTGTTCGAGGATCAACAGCAGCAGCTTGAAACTAACGTTGAGAAGCTATCGAAGTTTATCGAGGAACCGTTTGATAACTACTCGGAGGACAGAATCATGGAAATTCGTATGCAAGTTATTAATCTATCTGTGATCACTGACACCTTGTGCAGGAAAAT GTACGAATGTATTGAGACGGATTTGTTAGGCTCTCTACAATTTGGCATTCATAACATAGCTCCGTATTACTCAAAAGGGATTGAGAAAGCTACCGAGCTACCTGTCAGTTGGGCTGCTAAATCATGCAATGCTGAAAAACGTCATAAGTTGGAAGACCCGACTAACG GTGGCACATCGGAATCTGATCGGCCTTCGGGTTCTGGCAGCTCAGACGAGATTGGGTTCTCTTCATTGAAGAGGGCCAGAAAAGATGACAGGTTTGGAGACAGTATGTTTGACCTCAATTTGCCTGCTGATGTCATCGATAGAAACTGA